The following proteins are encoded in a genomic region of Brachypodium distachyon strain Bd21 chromosome 1, Brachypodium_distachyon_v3.0, whole genome shotgun sequence:
- the LOC100835817 gene encoding phosphopantothenoylcysteine decarboxylase — protein sequence MATSEPVQKSSMLEPSKPRVLLAASGSVAAIKFESLCRSFSEWAEVRAVVTKSSLHFIDRSSLPSDVVLYTDDDEWSSWKKIGDEVLHIELRKWADIMVIAPLSANTLAKIAGGLCDNLLTCIVRAWDYSKPLFVAPAMNTFMWNNPFTGRHIEIINQLGITLIPPITKKLACGDYGNGAMAEPSKIHSTVMLACKKQPFGACNTLVIPSSSAAPA from the exons ATGGCTACATCAGAACCTGTACAGAAAAGCTCGATGCTGGAACCCAGTAAGCCTCGGGTCCTCCTTGCTGCCTCAGGAAGTGTAGCTGCTATAAAATTCGAGAGCCTTTGTCGTAGCTTCTCAGAGTGGGCGGAAGTCCGAGCTGTTGTCACCAAATCATCATTGCACTTTATTGATAGATCATCTCTACCTAGTGACGTCGTTCTTTacactgatgatgatgaatggTCTAGCTGGAAGAAGATAGGTGACGAGGTTCTACACATAGAACTGCGCAAGTGGGCTGATATTATGGTGATTGCTCCTTTATCAGCAAATACTCTGGCCAAG ATTGCTGGTGGGTTATGTGACAACCTCCTGACATGCATAGTGAGAGCATGGGACTACAGTAAACCACTATTTGTTGCCCCAGCTATGAACACCTTCATGTGGAACAACCCGTTCACAGGGCGCCATATTGAGATAATCAACCAACTGGGCATTACTTTGATCCCACCCATTACGAAAAAGCTGGCCTGTGGGGATTACGGAAATGGGGCAATGGCTGAACCTTCAAAGATCCATTCAACCGTGATGCTTGCCTGCAAGAAGCAGCCATTTGGTGCATGCAACACTCTTGTGATTCCTTCCAGTAGCGCCGCCCCTGCCTAG
- the LOC112269710 gene encoding uncharacterized protein LOC112269710 codes for MVGIGVARRAMLFRVPRRAPASGGHRKRMAVARLGGVRRRRFLGALRRVRVRCWLAALCRRTLRRLRASYAKALRELAEGTALLGALRPPAGVECSRAAAFGPVATVGL; via the coding sequence ATGGTGGGAATCGGGGTTGCGAGGAGAGCCATGCTGTTCCGCGtgccgcggcgggcgccggcgagcggcgggcaTAGGAAGAggatggcggtggcgaggCTCGGCGGAGTGAGGCGCCGGAGGTTCTTGGGCGCGCTGCGGCGGGTGCGTGTGCGGTGCTGGCTGGCGGCGCTGTGCCGGCGGACgctgcggcggctgcgcgCGAGCTACGCCAAGGCGCTCCGCGAGCTCGCCGAGGGCACGGCGCTCCTGGGCGCCCTGCGCCCGCCTGCGGGCGTCGAGTGCTCCCGCGCCGCGGCATTCGGGCCCGTCGCCACCGTCGGGTTATGA
- the LOC100835508 gene encoding uncharacterized protein LOC100835508 isoform X1, with amino-acid sequence MPRARAGSRRRARASAWIWSPWRWPAGHLLRGGGRWHRWKKGPLWQRGPRFGFRARRRRGAHGASLTCFVGGSAVLPFFGTEAFIFWCPPSSRRRAVQGFVPLVFLAYGLFVHRFPKLWCLWRHQMWHLASRGYRCVAPDLRGYGGTTVPPDPSSYTVLHIVGDLVALLDALHLHQVFLVVHDQGATVCWNMCLLRPDQVRAVVPSCPRGEVPTATITTSAGSRRSSRARCSHLCPRRRSLLPLSPVSILCPVQRGARSWLFSSLAMFSSPLAAFAFDLIWGDVRSMVDLVVHHPHHVFCSSVRIIWAFFCCDLLLLVLL; translated from the exons ATGCCCCGGGCGCGAGCTGGATCACGGAGACGAGCACGAGCCTCGGCGTGGATATGGAGCCCATGGCGGTGGCCGGCAGGGCATCTCCttcgcggcggcggaaggTGGCACCGGTGGAAGAAAGGGCCGTTATGGCAGCGAGGACCGCGGTTTGGGTTTCGAGCTCGTCGACGGCGTGGAGCACATGGAGCATCACTGACGTGTTTTGTTGGTGGCTCAGCGGTTCTTCCGTTCTTCGGCACGGAGGCCTTCATTTTCTGGTGCCCCCCGtcctcgcgccgccgtgcAGTCCAGGGATTTGTGcccctcgtcttcctcgcgtACGGGCTGTTCGTGCACAGGTTCCCGAAGCTCTGGTGCTTGTGGCGCCACCAGATGTGGCACCTGGCGTCCCGAGGATACCGGTGCGTGGCCCCCGACCTCCGCGGCTATGGCGGCACCACGGTCCCGCCCGACCCTTCCTCCTACACCGTGCTCCACATCGTCGGGGACCTCGTCGCTCTCCTCGACgccctccacctccaccag GTGTTCCTGGTGGTGCACGACCAGGGCGCCACCGTGTGTTGGAACATGTGCCTACTGCGGCCGGACCAGGTGCGTGCGGTCGTCCCTTCATGCCCCAGGGGTGAGGTGCCTACGGCGACGATTACTACGTCTGCAGGTTCGAG GCGAAGCAGCAGAGCTAGGTGTTCCCATCTCTGTCCTCGACGGCGTAGCCTGCTTCCCCTCAGTCCGGTGAGTATCCTGTGTCCGGTGCAAAGAGGTGCTCGCTCATGGTTGTTCTCTTCGTTGGCGATGTTTAGTTCGCCGCTAGCCGCATTTGCGTTTGATCTGATTTGGGGGGATGTGCGGTCCATGGTCGACCTTGTGGTGCATCATCCCCACCATGTGTTTTGCTCTTCAGTGAGGATTATTTGGGCGTTTTTTTGCTGCGATCTACTGCTGCTTGTGTTGCTATGA
- the LOC100835508 gene encoding uncharacterized protein LOC100835508 isoform X2, producing MPRARAGSRRRARASAWIWSPWRWPAGHLLRGGGRWHRWKKGPLWQRGPRFGFRARRRRGAHGASLTCFVGGSAVLPFFGTEAFIFWCPPSSRRRAVQGFVPLVFLAYGLFVHRFPKLWCLWRHQMWHLASRGYRCVAPDLRGYGGTTVPPDPSSYTVLHIVGDLVALLDALHLHQVFLVVHDQGATVCWNMCLLRPDQVRAVVPSCPRGEVPTATITTSAGEAAELGVPISVLDGVACFPSVRIMVDSDGCSDEDDFILQPDSKDPDFDYGNRHATVNAGGRPPCDCAGYSSDDYSQTDLIIDNF from the exons ATGCCCCGGGCGCGAGCTGGATCACGGAGACGAGCACGAGCCTCGGCGTGGATATGGAGCCCATGGCGGTGGCCGGCAGGGCATCTCCttcgcggcggcggaaggTGGCACCGGTGGAAGAAAGGGCCGTTATGGCAGCGAGGACCGCGGTTTGGGTTTCGAGCTCGTCGACGGCGTGGAGCACATGGAGCATCACTGACGTGTTTTGTTGGTGGCTCAGCGGTTCTTCCGTTCTTCGGCACGGAGGCCTTCATTTTCTGGTGCCCCCCGtcctcgcgccgccgtgcAGTCCAGGGATTTGTGcccctcgtcttcctcgcgtACGGGCTGTTCGTGCACAGGTTCCCGAAGCTCTGGTGCTTGTGGCGCCACCAGATGTGGCACCTGGCGTCCCGAGGATACCGGTGCGTGGCCCCCGACCTCCGCGGCTATGGCGGCACCACGGTCCCGCCCGACCCTTCCTCCTACACCGTGCTCCACATCGTCGGGGACCTCGTCGCTCTCCTCGACgccctccacctccaccag GTGTTCCTGGTGGTGCACGACCAGGGCGCCACCGTGTGTTGGAACATGTGCCTACTGCGGCCGGACCAGGTGCGTGCGGTCGTCCCTTCATGCCCCAGGGGTGAGGTGCCTACGGCGACGATTACTACGTCTGCAG GCGAAGCAGCAGAGCTAGGTGTTCCCATCTCTGTCCTCGACGGCGTAGCCTGCTTCCCCTCAGTCCG AATTATGGTCGACAGTGATGGTTGCTCTGACGAGgatgattttattttgcaaCCTGATTCCAAGGACCCTGATTTTGATTATGGCAATCGACATGCAACTGTAAATGCCGGTGGGCGCCCTCCTTGTGATTGT GCTGGGTACTCATCTGATGACTATTCGCAAACTGACTTGATCATTGACAACTTTTAG
- the LOC100835902 gene encoding LOW QUALITY PROTEIN: serine/threonine-protein kinase RIPK (The sequence of the model RefSeq protein was modified relative to this genomic sequence to represent the inferred CDS: deleted 1 base in 1 codon), whose amino-acid sequence MGFRRGLLGCLGCGGDDYYEDPEEQSPAAAAAAAGGPGRRRRAVMNLRSLSLEDLSRTLATTSLHAFTLDELKAATRNFSASNFLGEGGFGPVYKGSLDAALRPGLAPQQVAVKYLDLDSDGVQGHREWLAEVVYLGMLSHPHLVKLVGFCNQDDQRMLVYEYMPRGSLENHLFKNLLASLPWSTRLKIAVGAAKGLAFLHEAQTPVIYRDFKASNILLDSDYTAKLSDFGLAKEGPKGDATHVTTRVMGTHGYAAPEYILTGHLTAKSDVYSFGVVLLELLTGRRSVDKRRRGREQNLVDWARPYLRRADDRMLDRIMDPSMESQFSARAARSAAAVAHACLQSVPKARPRMRDVVEALEPLLALDDDVPMGPFVFTVGAGAAATEAAAVVAANVPAGDVEEPAAPQGKWHVKSAVHAENPLRKGDRWVKNAVKRPESPPGVI is encoded by the exons ATGGGGTTCAGGCGGGGCCTGCTGGGGTGCCTGgggtgcggcggcgacgactactacgaggatccggaggagcagagcccggcggcggcggccgccgcggcaggggggcccgggcggcggcggcgcgcggtgaTGAACCTCCGGTCGCTGTCGCTGGAGGACCTGTCGCGGACGCTGGCGACGACGAGCCTGCACGCCTTCACCCTGGACGAGCTCAAGGCCGCGACGCGCAACTTCTCCGCCTCCAACTTCCTCGGCGAGGGCGGCTTCGGCCCCGTCTACAAGGGCTCCCTCGACGCCGCCCTCCGCCCCGGCCTCGCCCCGCAGCAGGTCGCCGTCAAGTACCTCGACCTCGACAGCGACGGCGTCCAGGGCCATCGCGAGTGGCTG GCGGAGGTGGTGTACCTGGGGATGCTGAGCCATCCGCACCTGGTGAAGCTGGTGGGCTTCTGCAACCAGGACGACCAACGGATGCTCGTGTACGAGTACATGCCCAGGGGCAGCCTCGAGAACCACCTCTTCAAGA ACCTGCTTGCGTCCTTGCCATGGTCGACGCGGCTCAAgatcgccgtcggcgccgccaaGGGGCTGGCGTTCCTGCACGAAGCCCAGACGCCGGTGATCTACCGCGACTTCAAGGCCTCCAACATTCTGCTCGACTCG GACTACACGGCGAAGCTGTCAGACTTCGGCCTGGCCAAGGAAGGTCCCAAGGGCGACGCCACGCACGTGACGACCCGTGTCATGGGCACGCACGGCTACGCGGCGCCGGAGTACATCCTGACGGGCCACCTGACGGCCAAGagcgacgtgtacagcttcggcgtGGTGCTCCTGGAGCTGCTCACGGGCCGGCGCTCCGTCGACAAGCGCCGGCGAGGGCGCGAGCAGAACCTCGTGGACTGGGCGCGCCCGTACCTGCGGCGCGCCGACGACAGGATGCTGGACCGCATCATGGACCCGAGCATGGAGTCCCAGTTctcggcgcgcgccgcccggagcgcggccgccgtggcgcACGCGTGCCTGCAGAGCGTGCCCAAGGCGCGCCCGCGGATGCGCGACGTCGTGGAGGCACTcgagccgctgctggcccTCGACGATGACGTGCCCATGGGCCCCTTCGTGTTcacggtcggcgccggcgctgctgcgaccgaggcggcggcggtggtggcggctaAC GTGCCCGCCGGGGACGTCGAGGAGCCGGCAGCGCCGCAGGGCAAGTGGCATGTCAAGTCGGCCGTGCACGCGGAGAACCCGCTGCGCAAGGGCGACCGCTGGGTGAAGAACGCCGTGAAGCGGCCCGAGAGCCCCCCAGGCGTGATCTGA
- the LOC100835508 gene encoding uncharacterized protein LOC100835508 isoform X3 encodes MPRARAGSRRRARASAWIWSPWRWPAGHLLRGGGRWHRWKKGPLWQRGPRFGFRARRRRGAHGASLTCFVGGSAVLPFFGTEAFIFWCPPSSRRRAVQGFVPLVFLAYGLFVHRFPKLWCLWRHQMWHLASRGYRCVAPDLRGYGGTTVPPDPSSYTVLHIVGDLVALLDALHLHQVFLVVHDQGATVCWNMCLLRPDQVRAVVPSCPRGEVPTATITTSAGSRIMVDSDGCSDEDDFILQPDSKDPDFDYGNRHATVNAGGRPPCDCAGYSSDDYSQTDLIIDNF; translated from the exons ATGCCCCGGGCGCGAGCTGGATCACGGAGACGAGCACGAGCCTCGGCGTGGATATGGAGCCCATGGCGGTGGCCGGCAGGGCATCTCCttcgcggcggcggaaggTGGCACCGGTGGAAGAAAGGGCCGTTATGGCAGCGAGGACCGCGGTTTGGGTTTCGAGCTCGTCGACGGCGTGGAGCACATGGAGCATCACTGACGTGTTTTGTTGGTGGCTCAGCGGTTCTTCCGTTCTTCGGCACGGAGGCCTTCATTTTCTGGTGCCCCCCGtcctcgcgccgccgtgcAGTCCAGGGATTTGTGcccctcgtcttcctcgcgtACGGGCTGTTCGTGCACAGGTTCCCGAAGCTCTGGTGCTTGTGGCGCCACCAGATGTGGCACCTGGCGTCCCGAGGATACCGGTGCGTGGCCCCCGACCTCCGCGGCTATGGCGGCACCACGGTCCCGCCCGACCCTTCCTCCTACACCGTGCTCCACATCGTCGGGGACCTCGTCGCTCTCCTCGACgccctccacctccaccag GTGTTCCTGGTGGTGCACGACCAGGGCGCCACCGTGTGTTGGAACATGTGCCTACTGCGGCCGGACCAGGTGCGTGCGGTCGTCCCTTCATGCCCCAGGGGTGAGGTGCCTACGGCGACGATTACTACGTCTGCAGGTTCGAG AATTATGGTCGACAGTGATGGTTGCTCTGACGAGgatgattttattttgcaaCCTGATTCCAAGGACCCTGATTTTGATTATGGCAATCGACATGCAACTGTAAATGCCGGTGGGCGCCCTCCTTGTGATTGT GCTGGGTACTCATCTGATGACTATTCGCAAACTGACTTGATCATTGACAACTTTTAG
- the LOC100836212 gene encoding G-protein coupled receptor 1: MGRRGRGRRGRAVQWGGGGRYDGDWGGSGGARRDGEAGTTEESGGTGAAAVGGRRRGRCGEWRWLWTIRDLEERKQQTSCRRHLVPIPNPTQPNKPTTSTSHSAPPLLSSPLFPPQQRSPAMAAAAAAAASQSLRNRELLDAVGTTAAALSLAGSSFIVLCYLLFRELRKFSFKLVYFLALADMLCSLFSIMGGPANTFYCFAHDYSAHFFCVASFLWTTTIAFTLHRTVVKHKTDVEEFGFIFHLYVWGTSLATTVLRSIGSDNGRPGTWCWIQQGSTGKILHLVTFYLPLWGAILYNGFTYYQVNRMLNNATRMAVGISDRSIQSDMRADKKAFNRWGYYPLILIGSWAFATINRLYDFANPGHKIFWLSILDVGFAGLMGLFNSIAYGLNSSVRRAIAERIDTFLPESVKRSLPTLSRLRSQQENELTSLIVESNNRNNNAASNT, encoded by the exons ATGGGGAGGCGGGGTCGGGGGAGGAGAGGCAGGGCGGTGCAATGGGGAGGCGGGGGGCGGTACGATGGGGACTggggaggcagcggcggggccCGACGTGATGGGGAGGCAGGGACGACGGAGGAGAGCGGAGGCACGGGCGCTGCCGCCgtaggagggaggaggcggggccgATGTGGGGAGTGGCGGTGGCTATGGA CTATACGAGACCTAGAAGAAAGGAAGCAACAAACTTCGTGTCGAAGGCACTTGGTCCCAATtcccaacccaacccaacccaacaAGCCAACGACTTCCACCAGCCATTCCGCTCCGCCACTTCTCTCTTCCCCCCTCTTCCCACCACAGCAGAGATCGCCGGcgatggccgcggcggcggcggcggcagcgagccAGTCCCTGAGGAACCGGGAGCTCCTCGACGCCGTGGGAACCACCGCGGCGGCGCTCTCGCTCGCCGGCTCCTCCTTCATCGTGCTCTGCTACCTCCTCTTCCGAGAGCTCCGCAAGTTCTCCTTCAAGCTCGTCTACTTCCTCGCCCTCGCG GATATGCTTTGCAGCTTATTCAGTATAATGGG GGGCCCAGCAAACACATTCTACTGCTTTGCGCATGACTACAGTGCACACTTCTTCTGTGTGGCGTCTTTTCTATGGACAACCACTATAGCATTCACTCTTCACCGCACAGTCGTCAAGCACAAAACTGATGTTGAGGAATTTGGATTCATTTTCCACCTGTATGTATGGG GAACTTCACTAGCTACCACTGTATTACGTTCAATAGGAAGTGATAATGGAAGACCAGGTACCTGGTGTTGGATCCAACAGGGAAGCACGGGAAAG ATCTTACACTTGGTAACCTTTTATCTTCCACTTTGGGGTGCCATTCTCTACAATGGGTTTACATACTATCAAGTAAACCGCATGCTGAACAACGCGACACGG ATGGCTGTTGGCATAAGTGACCGATCTATTCAATCTGACATGAGGGCAGACAAAAAG GCATTTAATCGATGGGGTTATTACCCTCTGATTTTGATAGGTTCATGGGCTTTTGCAACAATCAACCGTCTGTATGACTTTGCTAATCCAGGCCACAAGATATTTTGGCTGTCCATTCTTGATGTCGGCTTTGCTGGACTTATG GGCCTTTTTAATTCCATTGCTTACGGGCTCAACTCTTCAGTGCGCAGAGCAATTGCAGAAAGAATTGACAC GTTTCTACCGGAGAGTGTTAAAAGGAGCCTTCCTACTCTTTCAAGATTGAGAAGTCAACAAGAAAATGAATTGACTTCTCTTATTGTTGAGAGTAATAACAGAAACAATAATGCTGCCAGTAATACCTAG
- the LOC104581617 gene encoding uncharacterized protein LOC104581617: protein MKKKLGWYFRLVVNCSCSIQSPIFPQRFSLLPDSTPPAPAAASVPIPMPSSTRGARRPMAASVSELAVLAFHIADGCARILVPMLCFLGGPASSPRSPALEKAAVALLLVLPMAFIAGVFLAHFAGIILAYLHLAVVPAPAAASSVDPVEARFGVLLFALVSAWLLLISAPFAAFSFLPQLR, encoded by the coding sequence atgaaaaagaaattggGTTGGTATTTCCGTCTCGTTGTTAATTGCAGCTGCTCGATCCAGTCCCCCATCTTTCCACAAAGATTCTCCCTGCTCCCCGATTCCACTCCACCAgcgccggctgctgcttcAGTCCCAATCCCAATGCCGAGCTCGACCCGCGGCGCACGACGACCGATGGCTGCTTCCGTCTCGGAGCTGGCCGTGCTGGCGTTCCACATCGCCGACGGCTGCGCCCGGATCCTGGTCCCGATGCTCTGCTTCCTGGGCGGGCCAGCTTCTTCCCCGCGCAGCCCCGCCCTCGAGAAGGCCGCCGTggccctcctcctcgtcctcccgaTGGCCTTCATCGCCGGCGTCTTCCTGGCGCACTTCGCCGGCATCATCCTCGCCTACCTCCACCTGGCCGTCgtcccggcgccggcggccgcgtccTCCGTGGATCCGGTGGAGGCGCGGTTCGGCGTCCTGCTCTTCGCGCTCGTCTCCGCGTGGCTTCTCCTCATCTCCGCCCCGTtcgccgccttctccttccttcctcagCTCCGGTAG